Proteins encoded by one window of Esox lucius isolate fEsoLuc1 chromosome 4, fEsoLuc1.pri, whole genome shotgun sequence:
- the zgc:92907 gene encoding UDP-N-acetylglucosamine transferase subunit ALG13 homolog isoform X2 has translation MDNHQLELANRLYKDSHLLYCTPSTLVETLKTMDFSVLSPFLPGQPKHFADFLDRALGIQ, from the exons ATGGATAATCACCAGCTAGAACTGGCCAATCGGCTATACAAGGACTCACATCTGCTGTACTGCACCCCCAG TACTCTCGTTGAGACCCTGAAGACAATGGACTTCTCCGTCCTGTCACCGTTCTTACCTGGACAACCAAAGCATTTTGCAGATTTCCTGGACAGGGCGCTTGGTATCCAGTGA